In Candidatus Binatus sp., the sequence CCGCTGAATCAGTGGTCGCACGTCGCAGGTGTCTTTACCGGAAGCGTGCTGCAACTCTATGCGAACGGCGTCCTGGTTGGACAGGTCACGCTACCAGCCGGCAAATCCAGATCCAGCCGCATCGGCGTCGGACGGAACGCAACCGGAGCATCGTATGGCGGCGCTGGCGGATTCAACTTCTTTTCGGGCTTGATCGATGACGTCCGAATCACGGCGCGCGCGCTCTCGCCTGCGGAGTTCGGACCGATTAATCCGCTCTCACAGAAACCTGCCTTGCCGCTGTAAGACTGAAACATAATGCTCAGCCGAATGTTCTTGTTGGGGTCGTCATCTCAAAGGCGACCCCTTCAGCTTAGACCGAAACACCTACCACCAGGCGCATAGCCGATATGCTCTAGAACTCACCCTGTCGCGCCACCTTCGATAAACGTGCTGCCAAACGGTTGTCGCCTAAGTGTTTAGCGCCAACAGAATGCCGTTGTCATGCGACGCATTGAGTCATTTTCTCCTTTCGCAACATTAGGCACCTTACGGCTATGTAATCTTTTGAGTTTCGAAAACACTTCTCTTGATGCATCTTCTAAGATACTAGAACTCGACCTTTCACCAAGGCACAAACCTTGCGCATAGTTTCTCAGCCCGCGCGAGTCGGGGCTGAGGCTTCACGCGGGGATTGGTTCACCTGTCCAGCTAGTGCAGTCCGGGTGCTCAAGAGGACTCGGGGAGAGCACATCACTGAGAAGGATCTCACAGCTGCCAAGGGACCCTCATTCTGCGTATGCCTCAAGTAGTTGTAAAGACAAGGGGAAGCAATGAGTTATGCGATTCTAGT encodes:
- a CDS encoding LamG domain-containing protein; protein product: PLNQWSHVAGVFTGSVLQLYANGVLVGQVTLPAGKSRSSRIGVGRNATGASYGGAGGFNFFSGLIDDVRITARALSPAEFGPINPLSQKPALPL